From Vibrio splendidus, a single genomic window includes:
- a CDS encoding GTPase, with translation MNNIQNSLYGLFDTQGVSLSKEYKDCIEKYLVSDLSFTSEMMNGLARTIFQNKKMMAYYLLHNAIDEAKGAARLRMIAERYADDELRPLMLRHYNDEMNHSTLFASLIPFTGYETETHEHEVQYELDKVMNFDDELKTFLFRVHSIEIRSWRLLLLHLAIIDESDDDYMKQMRPTIQKILEDEMQHVCYTGQYVSRWLHAEPHLSKVFVECITHTNKETWEDLSSMALFMRDHIQDFLLESAA, from the coding sequence ATGAATAATATACAAAACAGTCTCTATGGTTTATTCGATACTCAAGGTGTGAGTCTTTCAAAAGAGTACAAGGATTGCATCGAGAAATATTTAGTATCTGATTTGTCTTTCACTTCTGAGATGATGAATGGTTTGGCTCGAACTATTTTTCAAAATAAAAAGATGATGGCTTACTACCTTTTGCACAATGCAATCGATGAAGCTAAAGGTGCGGCAAGGTTACGAATGATCGCAGAGCGGTATGCAGATGATGAATTAAGGCCGCTTATGTTGCGTCACTATAACGATGAAATGAATCATTCTACGTTGTTTGCCAGCCTTATCCCTTTTACTGGGTACGAGACAGAAACGCATGAACATGAAGTTCAATATGAGTTAGATAAAGTCATGAACTTTGACGATGAGCTCAAGACATTCCTCTTTAGGGTTCATTCTATTGAAATACGTTCGTGGCGTTTACTGTTACTGCATTTGGCGATCATTGATGAGTCTGACGATGATTACATGAAACAAATGCGTCCAACGATTCAAAAAATCTTAGAAGATGAAATGCAGCACGTGTGTTACACCGGACAATATGTCAGTCGTTGGTTACATGCTGAACCACATTTAAGCAAAGTTTTTGTTGAGTGCATTACTCACACGAATAAAGAAACATGGGAAGACCTTTCTTCGATGGCTTTATTCATGCGCGATCATATTCAAGACTTTCTTTTAGAATCGGCGGCTTAA
- a CDS encoding MFS transporter has product MLVIIAIASVIANTGWRVVMNNFAVDTVGMTGADVGVLQSVREIPGLLSFTVLFLLFIASEQRVAVLSVATLGLGVAMTGYLPSIYGFYFSTTIMSIGFHYLEAVNKSLSTQLLATENFSESMGEIRSAASFFSMVTFLCIMVASYLFDVSDKAIFFACGAICFWLAVYLVTFKNTHTEVKQHTKLIVRREYTTYYILTFLSGARRQIFVAFAGLLMVTKFHYTIAMMATLFMVSSLAATLALPYVGRFIDRVGERQALVIEYAALVLVFLSYAFVDDHYAAAGLYVIDSIIFSFAIALNTYFKKTIREDEVASTASLSFTINHIAAVFLPFLLGIIWMSGYQWVFVTGSIIALISLLVSLTMGTQLHQRINGFDKLQKQ; this is encoded by the coding sequence ATGTTGGTTATCATCGCCATCGCGTCAGTGATAGCGAATACGGGGTGGCGAGTCGTGATGAATAACTTCGCTGTCGACACTGTTGGTATGACTGGGGCTGATGTGGGTGTATTGCAGAGTGTTAGGGAAATCCCAGGCTTGCTTTCATTTACTGTCTTGTTTCTGTTGTTCATCGCTTCAGAACAGAGAGTCGCGGTATTGTCGGTTGCAACATTAGGGCTAGGCGTTGCCATGACAGGGTATTTGCCTTCGATTTATGGCTTCTATTTCAGCACGACGATCATGTCTATTGGTTTCCATTATTTAGAAGCGGTGAACAAATCACTCTCAACACAGTTGTTAGCGACTGAGAACTTCAGTGAATCAATGGGGGAAATTCGGTCTGCTGCCTCTTTCTTCTCGATGGTGACTTTTCTATGCATTATGGTCGCGAGCTATCTTTTTGACGTTTCAGATAAGGCCATTTTCTTTGCTTGTGGAGCGATATGTTTCTGGTTAGCGGTTTACTTGGTCACGTTTAAAAATACTCATACAGAGGTTAAACAACACACTAAACTCATTGTCCGACGTGAATACACGACCTATTACATTCTTACCTTTTTGAGTGGAGCAAGAAGACAGATCTTTGTGGCATTTGCTGGCTTACTGATGGTGACTAAGTTTCATTATACGATTGCGATGATGGCCACTTTATTTATGGTATCCAGCTTAGCAGCGACTCTTGCTCTACCTTATGTTGGGAGATTTATCGATCGAGTAGGAGAGAGGCAAGCTTTGGTCATTGAGTATGCCGCGTTAGTGTTAGTGTTTTTATCTTACGCATTTGTGGATGATCATTATGCGGCTGCGGGGCTATATGTTATCGACAGTATCATTTTTAGTTTTGCGATAGCTTTGAACACCTACTTTAAAAAGACAATTAGGGAAGATGAAGTGGCTTCAACGGCGAGTTTGTCATTCACGATTAACCATATTGCAGCGGTATTCTTACCATTTTTGTTGGGAATCATCTGGATGTCTGGTTATCAATGGGTGTTTGTTACAGGATCAATAATTGCTTTGATTAGCTTGTTGGTATCATTGACTATGGGCACGCAGCTTCATCAGCGGATTAATGGATTCGATAAGCTACAGAAACAATAG
- a CDS encoding MBL fold metallo-hydrolase, with protein MMNDTKIFISAILVLVTLSACSSHSPESPQKPSLVDEPNHHTSNGYQNHPFVETAAPKGGLFYMQRAWDSVFVPDIPDGHQLTEKESLQLLNSIESDSVTWLGHASFLITTSGVTILTDPFLSKFASPVSWAGPKRFVDLPIPINKLPPIDIVIVSHNHYDHLDDQTVRKLENKNNIHVVVPLGLKSFFTERGYNKVTELDWGKSVSVSGIEITAEPSVHDSARSTSDHNETLWASWVIESVQNRLLFVGDTGYSETIFNNVGEKYGSFDFAILPIGAYEPRELLWMSHATPEEAVSIGIDVRAKTLIASHWGTISGLSDEPAFEPPIRFKRAGRDSGFSDKNLWTMKIGETREIAPTTN; from the coding sequence ATGATGAACGATACGAAAATTTTCATTAGTGCCATTTTAGTCTTAGTTACTTTATCTGCATGTTCTTCACACTCGCCTGAATCCCCCCAAAAACCTTCATTGGTGGATGAGCCAAACCATCATACAAGCAACGGTTATCAGAACCACCCATTTGTAGAAACTGCCGCACCTAAAGGGGGCTTGTTTTATATGCAAAGAGCATGGGACTCGGTGTTTGTCCCTGATATCCCCGATGGACATCAGCTAACAGAGAAGGAGTCTCTTCAACTTTTAAACTCTATTGAAAGCGATAGTGTTACTTGGTTAGGGCATGCAAGTTTTTTGATTACGACCTCTGGAGTGACGATCCTTACTGACCCTTTTTTGTCAAAATTCGCCAGCCCCGTCTCATGGGCCGGACCAAAAAGGTTTGTTGATTTACCCATACCTATAAATAAATTGCCTCCTATAGATATAGTGATTGTTTCACATAATCATTATGACCACTTGGATGATCAAACAGTTAGGAAGTTAGAAAACAAAAACAATATTCATGTCGTTGTTCCTTTAGGACTTAAGTCTTTTTTTACCGAACGAGGGTATAACAAGGTTACTGAGTTAGATTGGGGAAAGTCAGTGTCAGTTTCAGGAATAGAGATAACAGCGGAGCCTTCTGTTCATGATTCAGCAAGAAGTACATCTGATCATAATGAAACGCTATGGGCCTCTTGGGTTATTGAAAGTGTGCAAAATCGTCTCCTTTTTGTTGGCGATACAGGTTACTCAGAAACAATATTCAATAATGTCGGTGAGAAATATGGCTCCTTTGACTTTGCTATTTTGCCTATTGGAGCATATGAGCCTAGGGAATTATTGTGGATGTCGCATGCCACACCTGAAGAGGCTGTTTCTATCGGCATAGATGTTCGCGCAAAAACATTGATTGCTTCTCACTGGGGAACCATTAGCGGTTTATCGGATGAGCCAGCATTTGAACCTCCGATACGTTTTAAGAGGGCGGGAAGAGATAGTGGATTTTCTGACAAAAATCTATGGACAATGAAAATTGGTGAAACAAGAGAGATTGCGCCAACGACTAACTAA
- a CDS encoding DUF3360 domain-containing protein: MSSTLESVHIQADKPQTSEDELTYEQQHKPRSEFDSREQYLEHELQIMAPKRWRPNLPFKDYRFEIEDTIPAMAATIGKIVMVGAIAATFAGALGLNEDFILENVRYELLIASVFIILFSGFLLPTANLAGTHGPLIPLIPIVVAAGGHPMAFGLLIGAFGLILAISKGGSMLANLTSKGVCGGLLLYLGFVGTASQVKKLFAWAEGIGMSHIAFVVIFCTIILYALLEHFRKRWLAVPLSCLLGGTIAFAMGAPFAFHTEPGLPNMNPMYWWGEDTGWMLGLPTIEHFMVVLPFAILAVAMWSPDFLGHQVFQKISYPERTEKVHMNIDDTMTTASIRQTFGSLLGGTNFTSSWGTYIVPAAIAKRPIPAGALLTALFCIIAAVWGYPMDLAIWQPVLCVALIVGVFVPLLEAGMEMTREGKTTQSAAIVVFSSALVNPAFGWALTMLLDNLGLVGCKERSSELSKMSRWVLPGTMFIVLSGVMALVGLLPGIPAIIPSFR, from the coding sequence ATGAGCAGCACTTTAGAGTCCGTACATATACAAGCAGATAAACCTCAAACCAGTGAGGATGAACTCACTTATGAACAACAACACAAACCAAGATCGGAATTTGATTCCCGCGAACAATATTTAGAGCATGAGTTACAAATCATGGCGCCTAAACGCTGGCGTCCCAATTTGCCGTTTAAAGATTATCGATTCGAAATAGAAGATACCATCCCAGCGATGGCGGCGACCATTGGTAAGATTGTTATGGTGGGCGCCATTGCAGCCACCTTTGCCGGGGCTCTCGGATTAAATGAAGACTTCATTCTAGAAAACGTTCGTTATGAACTACTCATAGCCTCTGTTTTCATCATTCTTTTCTCTGGCTTTTTATTGCCGACCGCGAACCTCGCAGGTACACACGGCCCACTCATTCCTTTAATCCCGATTGTGGTTGCAGCTGGCGGACACCCTATGGCGTTTGGGTTGCTGATTGGCGCTTTTGGCCTCATCTTAGCCATCAGTAAAGGTGGCAGTATGTTGGCCAACCTCACCAGTAAAGGCGTGTGTGGCGGCTTATTGCTCTACCTTGGCTTTGTTGGAACCGCCTCTCAAGTGAAAAAGCTGTTCGCTTGGGCTGAGGGAATCGGCATGAGCCACATCGCTTTTGTGGTGATCTTTTGCACCATTATTTTGTACGCGTTATTGGAACACTTCCGTAAACGTTGGTTAGCTGTGCCTCTTAGTTGCTTACTGGGTGGTACGATTGCATTTGCCATGGGTGCCCCATTTGCTTTCCACACGGAGCCAGGCTTGCCTAACATGAACCCTATGTATTGGTGGGGAGAAGATACAGGCTGGATGCTAGGCCTACCTACAATTGAACATTTCATGGTGGTATTACCGTTTGCGATTCTAGCCGTGGCAATGTGGTCACCAGATTTCTTAGGCCATCAAGTATTTCAAAAGATCAGCTATCCAGAACGTACCGAAAAAGTACACATGAACATTGACGACACCATGACCACGGCATCAATTCGTCAAACGTTCGGTTCTCTGCTCGGCGGTACTAACTTTACGTCTTCATGGGGTACTTATATCGTACCCGCGGCGATTGCTAAACGCCCTATTCCTGCAGGCGCTTTGCTAACAGCTCTGTTCTGTATCATCGCCGCAGTTTGGGGTTACCCGATGGATTTAGCTATATGGCAGCCTGTACTTTGTGTTGCGCTAATTGTTGGGGTATTTGTTCCATTGTTAGAAGCTGGAATGGAAATGACGCGTGAAGGGAAAACCACCCAATCGGCAGCGATTGTTGTATTTTCTTCAGCGCTCGTTAACCCTGCATTTGGCTGGGCTCTCACCATGCTGTTAGACAACTTAGGCTTAGTCGGTTGTAAAGAACGTAGCAGTGAACTGAGTAAAATGAGCCGTTGGGTGTTGCCTGGCACTATGTTCATTGTGCTAAGTGGTGTGATGGCGTTGGTTGGTCTTCTACCGGGCATACCGGCGATTATCCCAAGTTTTCGTTAA
- a CDS encoding cytosolic protein, with protein MFIHHVNGIDWLVITAFEELKPMFIEDAGPIPAYFSTASELSLIDQAKRSYGFLPKLRGVITDTGTYQSENLEEDLNPQLACIVEGRGRVFIYHGDYVAFVDDEQTFITRMN; from the coding sequence ATGTTTATCCATCACGTAAACGGCATCGACTGGCTGGTGATTACAGCTTTTGAAGAACTGAAACCGATGTTTATCGAAGATGCTGGTCCAATCCCAGCTTACTTCTCTACCGCCAGTGAATTGAGCCTGATTGATCAAGCCAAGCGTAGCTATGGGTTTTTGCCTAAACTCCGCGGTGTGATCACCGATACCGGCACGTATCAAAGTGAAAATCTTGAAGAAGATTTGAACCCACAGCTTGCGTGTATAGTGGAAGGGCGTGGCCGGGTGTTTATCTATCACGGCGACTATGTGGCTTTTGTGGATGACGAGCAAACCTTCATTACCCGTATGAACTGA
- a CDS encoding patatin-like phospholipase family protein: protein MAKTVSLVLGSGGARGLVHVGIIRWLIEHGYQIKSISGCSIGALIGGVYAAGKLDEFEEWVTSIDQSDMAMMLDFSWQSSGIFKGDKIIDTLRGLIGEISIEDLPIPYTAVAANVADEKEVWLQSGSLFDAIRASISLPLFFTPHVINGEVLIDGGVLNPVPIAPTFSDKTDFTLAVNLGGEPEMLQQEVIPVSLPTKESNLHEKVVHFIDNLGSSVKSKMSFNFAAYDIANQAFDAMQSTIARQKLAAYPADITLEIPRNACGTLEFDRSQEMIDRGYHLAQAKLGNRL, encoded by the coding sequence ATGGCAAAAACGGTCTCATTGGTACTTGGCAGTGGTGGCGCAAGAGGCTTGGTTCACGTTGGAATCATCCGTTGGTTAATTGAGCATGGCTATCAGATAAAATCCATCTCTGGCTGTTCAATTGGCGCACTTATCGGTGGTGTCTATGCGGCGGGCAAGTTGGATGAATTTGAAGAGTGGGTCACCAGTATCGACCAATCGGATATGGCGATGATGTTGGACTTTTCATGGCAATCGAGCGGTATCTTCAAAGGGGACAAGATCATCGACACACTGCGTGGACTGATCGGCGAAATTTCAATTGAAGATCTGCCTATCCCTTATACCGCAGTTGCTGCTAACGTCGCCGATGAAAAAGAGGTTTGGCTGCAATCAGGTTCTCTGTTTGATGCCATTCGCGCCTCTATCTCTTTGCCACTGTTTTTCACACCTCATGTCATCAATGGTGAAGTGCTGATTGATGGAGGAGTGCTCAATCCCGTACCGATTGCGCCTACCTTTAGTGATAAGACAGACTTTACTCTGGCTGTGAACTTAGGTGGCGAACCTGAGATGCTTCAACAGGAAGTGATACCGGTTTCCCTACCTACAAAAGAGAGTAATCTGCATGAGAAGGTGGTTCACTTTATCGATAATCTCGGTAGCAGTGTAAAAAGTAAAATGAGCTTCAATTTTGCTGCTTACGACATTGCCAACCAAGCGTTTGACGCGATGCAATCGACCATTGCTCGCCAGAAGCTGGCCGCTTATCCCGCCGATATTACGCTTGAGATCCCACGTAATGCTTGTGGCACCTTAGAGTTTGATCGCTCACAAGAGATGATAGACAGAGGCTACCATTTGGCACAGGCTAAACTGGGTAACCGGCTTTAA
- the folM gene encoding dihydromonapterin reductase translates to MSETILITGVGKRLGFALAQQLLADGYKVVGTYRSDYPQLQLLRDSGGDLQQVDFYQQSSLEGFLDYVGQEYKTLRAIIHNASDWKPENKKNPSENASQIMHQMMTIHATVPYLFNLTLKDQLMSGDKTSDIIHISDYVAEKGSKKHIAYAASKAALNNLTLSFSAMLAPKVKVNTLSPAMIKFNEHDDEAYKTKALQKALIPTEAGFEEIIDGIKYVLASHYMTGRTLHLDGGRHLK, encoded by the coding sequence ATGAGTGAAACGATACTAATAACCGGCGTGGGGAAACGTCTAGGCTTCGCACTGGCACAGCAACTTTTAGCGGATGGGTACAAAGTGGTTGGCACATATCGCAGCGACTATCCTCAATTGCAACTTTTGCGCGATAGTGGAGGCGACTTGCAGCAGGTAGACTTTTATCAACAAAGCAGCTTAGAGGGCTTTCTTGATTACGTTGGTCAAGAATATAAGACACTTCGAGCCATCATACATAACGCTTCCGACTGGAAGCCGGAGAACAAGAAAAACCCCAGTGAAAATGCATCACAAATCATGCATCAGATGATGACGATTCACGCGACCGTGCCTTATTTGTTCAATTTAACACTCAAAGACCAACTGATGTCTGGCGATAAAACGTCAGACATCATCCACATCAGTGATTACGTTGCTGAAAAAGGCAGTAAAAAACACATCGCTTACGCGGCCAGTAAAGCTGCACTCAACAACCTGACATTGTCTTTTTCAGCAATGCTAGCTCCCAAGGTGAAAGTAAATACGCTCTCTCCAGCCATGATTAAGTTCAATGAACATGACGATGAGGCATACAAAACCAAAGCGCTGCAGAAAGCTCTGATCCCTACAGAAGCGGGCTTTGAGGAAATAATAGATGGCATCAAGTATGTTTTGGCCAGTCACTACATGACAGGAAGAACCTTGCACCTTGATGGCGGAAGGCATTTGAAGTGA
- the folE gene encoding GTP cyclohydrolase I FolE — MLNTEAEKVREALLAKGLETPMTPSEMNPSQKYSRIKGLLTEVVSTLGLDLTDDSLAETPHRIAKMYVHEIFSGLDYNNFPKISVIDNKMSVDEMVKVSNIDLTSTCEHHFITIDGLAEVAYIPETKILGLSKINRIVRFFAQRPQVQERLTQQILVAIQTLVETENVAVTIKATHYCVKSRGVMDANSETSTTALGGIFKTNPQTRAEFLR; from the coding sequence ATGCTGAATACAGAAGCCGAAAAAGTAAGAGAAGCTTTGCTCGCAAAAGGACTTGAAACCCCAATGACTCCGAGCGAAATGAACCCTAGTCAGAAGTACAGCCGCATCAAAGGGCTTTTAACGGAAGTGGTTAGTACGCTTGGACTGGATTTAACCGACGACAGCCTCGCTGAAACCCCTCATCGCATTGCGAAGATGTACGTCCATGAGATATTTTCAGGGCTTGATTACAACAACTTTCCAAAAATCAGTGTGATAGACAACAAAATGTCGGTTGATGAAATGGTGAAGGTATCGAACATAGATTTAACGTCGACGTGCGAACATCACTTCATTACCATCGATGGTTTAGCAGAAGTGGCCTATATCCCTGAAACCAAGATACTTGGGTTGTCTAAAATCAACCGTATTGTTCGATTCTTTGCTCAGCGTCCTCAAGTCCAAGAGCGCCTTACACAGCAAATCCTGGTCGCGATACAGACTCTAGTCGAAACAGAAAATGTGGCCGTGACAATTAAAGCCACTCACTATTGCGTTAAATCAAGAGGCGTCATGGATGCAAACTCTGAAACCTCAACAACCGCGCTCGGTGGTATTTTCAAAACTAACCCTCAAACCAGAGCTGAGTTTTTGCGATGA
- the folX gene encoding dihydroneopterin triphosphate 2'-epimerase: protein MNHNAIITITNLRLRTFIGFNEEEKSKQQDIVINAEIHYPANNLCLSDDVENALNYKNICKKVIQHVESGRFLLLEKLTSDVLGICIDHPWVKYAQVRIDKPHALRFADSVSLTLSYEADNDNNS, encoded by the coding sequence ATGAATCACAACGCCATTATCACCATTACAAATCTCAGACTAAGAACCTTCATCGGCTTCAACGAAGAAGAAAAGTCTAAGCAGCAAGACATCGTTATCAATGCAGAAATCCACTACCCCGCCAATAACCTTTGCCTCTCTGATGATGTGGAGAACGCGCTCAACTACAAAAACATATGCAAGAAGGTCATTCAACACGTCGAATCCGGAAGGTTTCTGCTTTTAGAAAAATTGACGAGCGACGTACTCGGCATTTGTATCGATCACCCATGGGTGAAATACGCTCAAGTGAGAATCGACAAGCCTCATGCGCTACGTTTTGCCGACTCTGTTTCGCTCACCCTGAGTTATGAAGCAGACAACGACAATAATTCATAA
- the folK gene encoding 2-amino-4-hydroxy-6-hydroxymethyldihydropteridine diphosphokinase, with product MATVYVSIGSNINREHHVTESLKALHDRFAPLHISKFYDCEPVGFKGDNFLNLVVGFKCNLPVAELVKILHQIELENDRKRQTKAYASRTMDIDILLYGNQVGVIDGVELPRGEITEYAFVLRPLVDIAAQERHPTLDISYQQLWERFDQLSQKTEPIPFELGFTLRLHD from the coding sequence ATGGCCACCGTCTATGTCAGCATCGGAAGCAACATTAACCGCGAACATCACGTCACAGAATCTCTCAAAGCATTGCATGATCGCTTTGCGCCCCTACACATTTCTAAATTCTACGATTGCGAGCCTGTCGGTTTCAAAGGGGATAACTTCCTCAACCTCGTCGTTGGGTTCAAATGTAACCTGCCTGTCGCAGAGCTGGTTAAGATTCTGCATCAAATCGAATTAGAGAACGATCGCAAGCGTCAGACCAAAGCCTATGCTTCACGCACGATGGATATCGACATCCTTCTTTATGGTAATCAAGTCGGCGTTATTGATGGCGTAGAGCTGCCTAGAGGCGAAATCACCGAGTACGCTTTTGTGCTCAGGCCATTAGTCGATATTGCCGCGCAAGAACGCCACCCCACTCTAGACATCTCATATCAACAGCTCTGGGAAAGATTCGATCAGTTGAGCCAGAAAACCGAACCCATCCCTTTCGAGCTCGGTTTCACTTTGCGTTTGCATGACTGA